One Stigmatopora argus isolate UIUO_Sarg chromosome 12, RoL_Sarg_1.0, whole genome shotgun sequence genomic window carries:
- the clcn2a gene encoding chloride channel protein 2a isoform X6 — translation MEGGCSQLDSNSEEPFEGSKNELRNTEMLSAACAVGVGCCFAAPIGGVLFSIEVTSTFFAVRNYWRGFFAATFSAFIFRVLAVWNKDEETITALFKTRFRLDFPFDLQELPAFAILGIACGFGGALFVYLNRLIVECMRRQKTINKLLLRNPSLPVRRLAYPAMVTLLVSTLTFPPGFGQFMAGQLTQHESLVALFDNRTWCRHGVAEEFDYIGHHHGWKHPQVNVFITLILFIIMKFWMSAVATTMPVPCGAFMPVFLIGAGFGRLVGEIMASVFPGGIHANGSIYPIVPGGYAVVGAAALSGAVTHTVSTAVIVFELTGQISHILPVMIAVILANAVAQSLQPSLYDSIIRIKKLPYLPELGMGHLEKYNIRVEDIMVRDVRFITLTSSYRELQEMLLTGQLKTLALVDSRDSMILLGSIEKLQLQSLLSMQLSRQRRLSHLRQLVLDSDDEESPSDDVAPADKRHGNAHQGVRFLVSAQEISTEESSSFSPMVTNVQLPLKSALKCTSAETPDSSQTLSCADQDRELLESSSGSVPCERRKPKRMRITMSDANIVEDRMSPTEITEWEEQQLDEPLDFKNSKIDPAPFQLVEQTSLHKTHTIFSLLGLDHAYVTSMGRLVGVVSLKELRKAIEGSVTVTGVKVRPPLASFRDSGNSSSISEVTEMHKLCIRHRGLSLPREPNPPEQTDDRPDAGYQEMPVDVSERTGSSIGAGPGLLSHPLSDLQESPSFTEDQSEFTFDCSPSHTEESELVCDYEPPLDQTSEPDQAAQVSTSPPLGDDQSEQEAVKPITDDQSE, via the exons ATGGAGGGAGGCTGCTCTCAGTTAGACTCGAATAGT GAAGAGCCCTTTGAGGGAAGCAAG AACGAGTTGCGAAACACCGAAATGCTGTCTGCTGCTTGTGCAGTGGGCGTGGGATGCTGCTTCGCTGCACCCATTGGAG GGGTGTTGTTCAGCATCGAGGTCACCTCAACGTTTTTTGCGGTGAGGAACTACTGGAGGGGCTTCTTTGCTGCTACCTTCAGTGCCTTCATCTTCCGCGTGCTGGCTGTGTGGAATAAGGACGAAG AGACCATCACGGCGCTCTTCAAGACTCGATTCCGTTTGGACTTCCCTTTCGACCTTCAGGAGCTGCCGGCCTTCGCCATTCTCGG TATCGCATGCGGTTTCGGTGGTGCCCTCTTTGTCTACCTGAACCGGCTCATCGTGGAGTGCATGAGGCGGCAAAAGACCATTAACAAGCTCTTACTAAGGAA TCCGTCTCTTCCTGTCAGGCGTTTGGCGTATCCGGCGATGGTCACCCTGCTGGTGTCCACCCTCACCTTCCCCCCAGGCTTTGGGCAGTTCATGGCCGGCCAG CTGACCCAACACGAGTCGCTGGTGGCGCTTTTCGACAACCGCACATGGTGCCGACACGGTGTGGCCGAGGAGTTTGACTACATAGGCCACCACCACGGCTGGAAGCACCCCCAAGTCAACGTCTTCATCACGCTCATCCTCTTCATCATTATGAAG TTCTGGATGTCAGCCGTGGCCACCACCATGCCCGTCCCATGTGGGGCCTTCATGCCGGTTTTTCTTATCG GCGCCGGATTTGGCAGACTGGTCGGAGAGATCATGGCTTCCGTGTTTCCGGGCGGTATCCATGCCAACGGCAGCATATATCCCATAGTACCTGGCGGTTACGCTGTAGTGG GTGCTGCGGCGCTGTCCGGGGCCGTCACCCACACCGTGTCCACGGCGGTCATCGTCTTCGAGTTGACTGGTCAGATCTCGCACATCCTGCCCGTGATGATCGCAGTGATTCTGGCCAATGCCGTGGCTCAGTCGCTCCAGCCGTCGCTCTACGACTCCATCATCCGCATCAAAAAGCTCCCCTATCTTCCCGAGTTGGGCATGGGGCATCTCGA GAAGTACAATATACGGGTGGAGGACATCATGGTGCGGGATGTACGCTTCATCACGCTCACCTCGTCCTATCGGGAGCTGCAGGAGATGCTTCTGACCGGTCAGCTCAAAACATTGGCTTTGGTTGACTCCAGAG ACTCCATGATCCTCCTGGGCTCAATCGAGAAGCTTCAGCTCCAGTCTCTGCTCTCCATGCAGCTTAGTCGCCAGCGCCGCCTGAGCCACCTGCGCCAGTTGGTCCTGGACAGCGATGACGAAGAAAGCCCGAGCGACGACGTGGCCCCCGCCGATAAGCGACACGGCAACGCTCATCAAGGGGTTCGCTTCCTGGTGAGCGCCCAAGAG ATCTCCACAGAGGAGTCCTCTTCCTTCAGCCCGATGGTCACCAACGTTCAGCTTCCTCTCAAATCGGCGCTAAAATGCACATCTGCCGAGACGCCCGACA GTTCTCAGACTTTGTCCTGTGCTGACCAAGATAGGGAGCTGCTAGAG AGTTCATCTGGGTCCGTCCCGTGTGAAAGGAGGAAACCAAAACGCATGAGGATCACCATGTCG GATGCGAATATAGTAGAGGATCGCATGAGCCCAACTGAG ATTACAGAGTGGGAGGAACAGCAGCTGGACGAGCCGCTGGATTTTAAGAACTCCAAGATTGACCCAGCTCCATTTCAGCTTGTGGAACAAACCTCACTGCATAAG ACACACACGATCTTCTCCCTGCTGGGTTTGGATCATGCCTACGTGACCAGCATGGGCCGTCTGGTCGGCGTTGTCTCCCTCAAAGAG CTGCGTAAGGCCATCGAAGGGTCGGTGACGGTGACCGGGGTGAAGGTGCGCCCCCCATTGGCCAGTTTCCGTGACAGCGGAAACAGCAGCAGCATATCCGAAGTAACGGAGATGCACAAGCTGTGCATTCGCCACCGGGGGCTCTCGTTGCCACGGGAACCGAATCCCCCGGAGCAGACGGACGACCGGCCGGACGCGGGCTATCAAGAGATGCCTGTAGACGTGTCGGAACGAACCGGGTCGAGCATTGGAGCCGGCCCGGGACTGTTGTCACACCCTTTGTCTGACCTTCAGGAGAGCCCCTCATTCACCGAGGACCAATCAGAGTTCACCTTTGACTGCAGCCCCTCCCACACTGAGGAGTCTGAGCTAGTTTGTGACTACGAGCCACCGCTGGACCAAACTTCGGAGCCGGACCAAGCGGCGCAAGTAAGCACCAGTCCCCCCCTGGGTGATGACCAATCAGAACAAGAGGCGGTGAAACCAATCACTGATGACCAATCAGAGTGA
- the clcn2a gene encoding chloride channel protein 2a isoform X5, with translation MPSPFAKKKWMYGGLDSNLLLQYIAWVSYPVVLITFSAGFTQILAPQAVGSGIPEMKTILRGVVLKEYLTFKTFVAKVIGLTCALGSGMPLGKEGPFVHVASLCAALLSKLMAALFGGIYTEEPFEGSKNELRNTEMLSAACAVGVGCCFAAPIGGVLFSIEVTSTFFAVRNYWRGFFAATFSAFIFRVLAVWNKDEETITALFKTRFRLDFPFDLQELPAFAILGIACGFGGALFVYLNRLIVECMRRQKTINKLLLRNPSLPVRRLAYPAMVTLLVSTLTFPPGFGQFMAGQLTQHESLVALFDNRTWCRHGVAEEFDYIGHHHGWKHPQVNVFITLILFIIMKFWMSAVATTMPVPCGAFMPVFLIGAGFGRLVGEIMASVFPGGIHANGSIYPIVPGGYAVVGAAALSGAVTHTVSTAVIVFELTGQISHILPVMIAVILANAVAQSLQPSLYDSIIRIKKLPYLPELGMGHLEKYNIRVEDIMVRDVRFITLTSSYRELQEMLLTGQLKTLALVDSRDSMILLGSIEKLQLQSLLSMQLSRQRRLSHLRQLVLDSDDEESPSDDVAPADKRHGNAHQGVRFLVSAQEISTEESSSFSPMVTNVQLPLKSALKCTSAETPDSSQTLSCADQDRELLESSSGSVPCERRKPKRMRITMSDANIVEDRMSPTEITEWEEQQLDEPLDFKNSKIDPAPFQLVEQTSLHKTHTIFSLLGLDHAYVTSMGRLVGVVSLKELRKAIEGSVTVTGVKVRPPLASFRDSGNSSSISEVTEMHKLCIRHRGLSLPREPNPPEQTDDRPDAGYQEMPVDVSERTGSSIGAGPGLLSHPLSDLQESPSFTEDQSEFTFDCSPSHTEESELVCDYEPPLDQTSEPDQAAQVSTSPPLGDDQSEQEAVKPITDDQSE, from the exons ATGCCATCGCCTTTTGCCAAGAAG AAGTGGATGTATGGGGGCCTGGACAGCAATCTGCTCCTGCAGTACATCGCCTGGGTCAGCTACCCCGTGGTGCTGATCACGTTCTCTGCTGGATTCACCCAGATTTTGGCTCCTCAGGCTGTGG GCTCAGGCATTCCGGAGATGAAGACCATCCTAAGAGGAGTGGTTCTCAAGGAGTACTTGACCTTTAAGACGTTTGTGGCGAAGGTCATCGGCCTCACCTGTGCCCTGGGCAGCGGGATGCCGCTAGGGAAGGAG GGGCCTTTTGTGCACGTTGCCAGCTTGTGCGCGGCGCTTCTCAGCAAACTTATGGCCGCTCTTTTTGGTGGAATCTACACG GAAGAGCCCTTTGAGGGAAGCAAG AACGAGTTGCGAAACACCGAAATGCTGTCTGCTGCTTGTGCAGTGGGCGTGGGATGCTGCTTCGCTGCACCCATTGGAG GGGTGTTGTTCAGCATCGAGGTCACCTCAACGTTTTTTGCGGTGAGGAACTACTGGAGGGGCTTCTTTGCTGCTACCTTCAGTGCCTTCATCTTCCGCGTGCTGGCTGTGTGGAATAAGGACGAAG AGACCATCACGGCGCTCTTCAAGACTCGATTCCGTTTGGACTTCCCTTTCGACCTTCAGGAGCTGCCGGCCTTCGCCATTCTCGG TATCGCATGCGGTTTCGGTGGTGCCCTCTTTGTCTACCTGAACCGGCTCATCGTGGAGTGCATGAGGCGGCAAAAGACCATTAACAAGCTCTTACTAAGGAA TCCGTCTCTTCCTGTCAGGCGTTTGGCGTATCCGGCGATGGTCACCCTGCTGGTGTCCACCCTCACCTTCCCCCCAGGCTTTGGGCAGTTCATGGCCGGCCAG CTGACCCAACACGAGTCGCTGGTGGCGCTTTTCGACAACCGCACATGGTGCCGACACGGTGTGGCCGAGGAGTTTGACTACATAGGCCACCACCACGGCTGGAAGCACCCCCAAGTCAACGTCTTCATCACGCTCATCCTCTTCATCATTATGAAG TTCTGGATGTCAGCCGTGGCCACCACCATGCCCGTCCCATGTGGGGCCTTCATGCCGGTTTTTCTTATCG GCGCCGGATTTGGCAGACTGGTCGGAGAGATCATGGCTTCCGTGTTTCCGGGCGGTATCCATGCCAACGGCAGCATATATCCCATAGTACCTGGCGGTTACGCTGTAGTGG GTGCTGCGGCGCTGTCCGGGGCCGTCACCCACACCGTGTCCACGGCGGTCATCGTCTTCGAGTTGACTGGTCAGATCTCGCACATCCTGCCCGTGATGATCGCAGTGATTCTGGCCAATGCCGTGGCTCAGTCGCTCCAGCCGTCGCTCTACGACTCCATCATCCGCATCAAAAAGCTCCCCTATCTTCCCGAGTTGGGCATGGGGCATCTCGA GAAGTACAATATACGGGTGGAGGACATCATGGTGCGGGATGTACGCTTCATCACGCTCACCTCGTCCTATCGGGAGCTGCAGGAGATGCTTCTGACCGGTCAGCTCAAAACATTGGCTTTGGTTGACTCCAGAG ACTCCATGATCCTCCTGGGCTCAATCGAGAAGCTTCAGCTCCAGTCTCTGCTCTCCATGCAGCTTAGTCGCCAGCGCCGCCTGAGCCACCTGCGCCAGTTGGTCCTGGACAGCGATGACGAAGAAAGCCCGAGCGACGACGTGGCCCCCGCCGATAAGCGACACGGCAACGCTCATCAAGGGGTTCGCTTCCTGGTGAGCGCCCAAGAG ATCTCCACAGAGGAGTCCTCTTCCTTCAGCCCGATGGTCACCAACGTTCAGCTTCCTCTCAAATCGGCGCTAAAATGCACATCTGCCGAGACGCCCGACA GTTCTCAGACTTTGTCCTGTGCTGACCAAGATAGGGAGCTGCTAGAG AGTTCATCTGGGTCCGTCCCGTGTGAAAGGAGGAAACCAAAACGCATGAGGATCACCATGTCG GATGCGAATATAGTAGAGGATCGCATGAGCCCAACTGAG ATTACAGAGTGGGAGGAACAGCAGCTGGACGAGCCGCTGGATTTTAAGAACTCCAAGATTGACCCAGCTCCATTTCAGCTTGTGGAACAAACCTCACTGCATAAG ACACACACGATCTTCTCCCTGCTGGGTTTGGATCATGCCTACGTGACCAGCATGGGCCGTCTGGTCGGCGTTGTCTCCCTCAAAGAG CTGCGTAAGGCCATCGAAGGGTCGGTGACGGTGACCGGGGTGAAGGTGCGCCCCCCATTGGCCAGTTTCCGTGACAGCGGAAACAGCAGCAGCATATCCGAAGTAACGGAGATGCACAAGCTGTGCATTCGCCACCGGGGGCTCTCGTTGCCACGGGAACCGAATCCCCCGGAGCAGACGGACGACCGGCCGGACGCGGGCTATCAAGAGATGCCTGTAGACGTGTCGGAACGAACCGGGTCGAGCATTGGAGCCGGCCCGGGACTGTTGTCACACCCTTTGTCTGACCTTCAGGAGAGCCCCTCATTCACCGAGGACCAATCAGAGTTCACCTTTGACTGCAGCCCCTCCCACACTGAGGAGTCTGAGCTAGTTTGTGACTACGAGCCACCGCTGGACCAAACTTCGGAGCCGGACCAAGCGGCGCAAGTAAGCACCAGTCCCCCCCTGGGTGATGACCAATCAGAACAAGAGGCGGTGAAACCAATCACTGATGACCAATCAGAGTGA
- the clcn2a gene encoding chloride channel protein 2a isoform X4 — protein MALVSWVMDYAIAFCQEAQKWMYGGLDSNLLLQYIAWVSYPVVLITFSAGFTQILAPQAVGSGIPEMKTILRGVVLKEYLTFKTFVAKVIGLTCALGSGMPLGKEGPFVHVASLCAALLSKLMAALFGGIYTEEPFEGSKNELRNTEMLSAACAVGVGCCFAAPIGGVLFSIEVTSTFFAVRNYWRGFFAATFSAFIFRVLAVWNKDEETITALFKTRFRLDFPFDLQELPAFAILGIACGFGGALFVYLNRLIVECMRRQKTINKLLLRNPSLPVRRLAYPAMVTLLVSTLTFPPGFGQFMAGQLTQHESLVALFDNRTWCRHGVAEEFDYIGHHHGWKHPQVNVFITLILFIIMKFWMSAVATTMPVPCGAFMPVFLIGAGFGRLVGEIMASVFPGGIHANGSIYPIVPGGYAVVGAAALSGAVTHTVSTAVIVFELTGQISHILPVMIAVILANAVAQSLQPSLYDSIIRIKKLPYLPELGMGHLEKYNIRVEDIMVRDVRFITLTSSYRELQEMLLTGQLKTLALVDSRDSMILLGSIEKLQLQSLLSMQLSRQRRLSHLRQLVLDSDDEESPSDDVAPADKRHGNAHQGVRFLVSAQEISTEESSSFSPMVTNVQLPLKSALKCTSAETPDSSQTLSCADQDRELLESSSGSVPCERRKPKRMRITMSDANIVEDRMSPTEITEWEEQQLDEPLDFKNSKIDPAPFQLVEQTSLHKTHTIFSLLGLDHAYVTSMGRLVGVVSLKELRKAIEGSVTVTGVKVRPPLASFRDSGNSSSISEVTEMHKLCIRHRGLSLPREPNPPEQTDDRPDAGYQEMPVDVSERTGSSIGAGPGLLSHPLSDLQESPSFTEDQSEFTFDCSPSHTEESELVCDYEPPLDQTSEPDQAAQVSTSPPLGDDQSEQEAVKPITDDQSE, from the exons ATGGCGTTGGTTAGCTGGGTCATGGACTATGCCATCGCCTTTTGCCAAGAAG CACAGAAGTGGATGTATGGGGGCCTGGACAGCAATCTGCTCCTGCAGTACATCGCCTGGGTCAGCTACCCCGTGGTGCTGATCACGTTCTCTGCTGGATTCACCCAGATTTTGGCTCCTCAGGCTGTGG GCTCAGGCATTCCGGAGATGAAGACCATCCTAAGAGGAGTGGTTCTCAAGGAGTACTTGACCTTTAAGACGTTTGTGGCGAAGGTCATCGGCCTCACCTGTGCCCTGGGCAGCGGGATGCCGCTAGGGAAGGAG GGGCCTTTTGTGCACGTTGCCAGCTTGTGCGCGGCGCTTCTCAGCAAACTTATGGCCGCTCTTTTTGGTGGAATCTACACG GAAGAGCCCTTTGAGGGAAGCAAG AACGAGTTGCGAAACACCGAAATGCTGTCTGCTGCTTGTGCAGTGGGCGTGGGATGCTGCTTCGCTGCACCCATTGGAG GGGTGTTGTTCAGCATCGAGGTCACCTCAACGTTTTTTGCGGTGAGGAACTACTGGAGGGGCTTCTTTGCTGCTACCTTCAGTGCCTTCATCTTCCGCGTGCTGGCTGTGTGGAATAAGGACGAAG AGACCATCACGGCGCTCTTCAAGACTCGATTCCGTTTGGACTTCCCTTTCGACCTTCAGGAGCTGCCGGCCTTCGCCATTCTCGG TATCGCATGCGGTTTCGGTGGTGCCCTCTTTGTCTACCTGAACCGGCTCATCGTGGAGTGCATGAGGCGGCAAAAGACCATTAACAAGCTCTTACTAAGGAA TCCGTCTCTTCCTGTCAGGCGTTTGGCGTATCCGGCGATGGTCACCCTGCTGGTGTCCACCCTCACCTTCCCCCCAGGCTTTGGGCAGTTCATGGCCGGCCAG CTGACCCAACACGAGTCGCTGGTGGCGCTTTTCGACAACCGCACATGGTGCCGACACGGTGTGGCCGAGGAGTTTGACTACATAGGCCACCACCACGGCTGGAAGCACCCCCAAGTCAACGTCTTCATCACGCTCATCCTCTTCATCATTATGAAG TTCTGGATGTCAGCCGTGGCCACCACCATGCCCGTCCCATGTGGGGCCTTCATGCCGGTTTTTCTTATCG GCGCCGGATTTGGCAGACTGGTCGGAGAGATCATGGCTTCCGTGTTTCCGGGCGGTATCCATGCCAACGGCAGCATATATCCCATAGTACCTGGCGGTTACGCTGTAGTGG GTGCTGCGGCGCTGTCCGGGGCCGTCACCCACACCGTGTCCACGGCGGTCATCGTCTTCGAGTTGACTGGTCAGATCTCGCACATCCTGCCCGTGATGATCGCAGTGATTCTGGCCAATGCCGTGGCTCAGTCGCTCCAGCCGTCGCTCTACGACTCCATCATCCGCATCAAAAAGCTCCCCTATCTTCCCGAGTTGGGCATGGGGCATCTCGA GAAGTACAATATACGGGTGGAGGACATCATGGTGCGGGATGTACGCTTCATCACGCTCACCTCGTCCTATCGGGAGCTGCAGGAGATGCTTCTGACCGGTCAGCTCAAAACATTGGCTTTGGTTGACTCCAGAG ACTCCATGATCCTCCTGGGCTCAATCGAGAAGCTTCAGCTCCAGTCTCTGCTCTCCATGCAGCTTAGTCGCCAGCGCCGCCTGAGCCACCTGCGCCAGTTGGTCCTGGACAGCGATGACGAAGAAAGCCCGAGCGACGACGTGGCCCCCGCCGATAAGCGACACGGCAACGCTCATCAAGGGGTTCGCTTCCTGGTGAGCGCCCAAGAG ATCTCCACAGAGGAGTCCTCTTCCTTCAGCCCGATGGTCACCAACGTTCAGCTTCCTCTCAAATCGGCGCTAAAATGCACATCTGCCGAGACGCCCGACA GTTCTCAGACTTTGTCCTGTGCTGACCAAGATAGGGAGCTGCTAGAG AGTTCATCTGGGTCCGTCCCGTGTGAAAGGAGGAAACCAAAACGCATGAGGATCACCATGTCG GATGCGAATATAGTAGAGGATCGCATGAGCCCAACTGAG ATTACAGAGTGGGAGGAACAGCAGCTGGACGAGCCGCTGGATTTTAAGAACTCCAAGATTGACCCAGCTCCATTTCAGCTTGTGGAACAAACCTCACTGCATAAG ACACACACGATCTTCTCCCTGCTGGGTTTGGATCATGCCTACGTGACCAGCATGGGCCGTCTGGTCGGCGTTGTCTCCCTCAAAGAG CTGCGTAAGGCCATCGAAGGGTCGGTGACGGTGACCGGGGTGAAGGTGCGCCCCCCATTGGCCAGTTTCCGTGACAGCGGAAACAGCAGCAGCATATCCGAAGTAACGGAGATGCACAAGCTGTGCATTCGCCACCGGGGGCTCTCGTTGCCACGGGAACCGAATCCCCCGGAGCAGACGGACGACCGGCCGGACGCGGGCTATCAAGAGATGCCTGTAGACGTGTCGGAACGAACCGGGTCGAGCATTGGAGCCGGCCCGGGACTGTTGTCACACCCTTTGTCTGACCTTCAGGAGAGCCCCTCATTCACCGAGGACCAATCAGAGTTCACCTTTGACTGCAGCCCCTCCCACACTGAGGAGTCTGAGCTAGTTTGTGACTACGAGCCACCGCTGGACCAAACTTCGGAGCCGGACCAAGCGGCGCAAGTAAGCACCAGTCCCCCCCTGGGTGATGACCAATCAGAACAAGAGGCGGTGAAACCAATCACTGATGACCAATCAGAGTGA